The Paraburkholderia sabiae genome includes a region encoding these proteins:
- a CDS encoding nicotinate phosphoribosyltransferase, producing the protein MNAPASPVMLETNGLVPFNLADFYKTGHPSMYPAETTKLVANFTPRSAKYAPVLPELFDGKIVWYGLQGFIKEFFLDVFNREFFGAKTKGQAVRKYRRRMDNALGKGVVSVDNLEALYELGYLPLEVRALPEGARVNIKVPPVLFISTHDDFPWVATYIETIFSAENWKPSTVATIAFEFRKLLTYFAKLTGSPEELIDWLGHDFSMRGMSGVHDAMRCGGGHDLSFTGTDTIPSIDYLEDFYGANSDLEVVGGSIPATEHSVMTLRILLTLKHIVSDPANAGKSEKALRRIAEREVIRELVTRDYPAGMLSIVADSFDYWNTITAVARDLKDEILARQPDELGRCKIVFRPDSGDPVKILTGYFADELVCNSVGTAVAGEDGMYEVNDGSGMRITEAERKGSVECLWDIFGGTTTDKGFKVLDSHVGLIYGDSISLPRARDILLRLVRKNFASCNVVFGIGSYTYNMISRDTFGWAMKAIYAEVGDEQIAIYKDPATDDGTKKSAKGLLRVEKVGNDYVLYEEQTLEQFDGGELVPVFRNGELLAETTLAEMRARLRASWTCPEPGSIDWAV; encoded by the coding sequence ATGAATGCTCCCGCCAGCCCCGTCATGCTCGAAACCAACGGCCTTGTTCCGTTCAACCTCGCCGATTTTTACAAGACTGGCCACCCGTCGATGTACCCGGCTGAAACGACAAAGCTCGTCGCCAACTTCACACCGCGCTCGGCGAAATATGCGCCCGTGCTGCCGGAGCTTTTCGACGGCAAGATCGTCTGGTATGGCTTGCAGGGCTTCATCAAGGAATTTTTCCTCGATGTGTTCAACCGCGAATTCTTCGGCGCAAAGACGAAGGGTCAGGCAGTTCGCAAGTACCGGCGCCGCATGGATAACGCACTGGGCAAAGGGGTCGTGTCGGTCGACAACCTCGAAGCGCTGTACGAACTGGGCTATCTCCCCCTCGAAGTGCGCGCGCTGCCCGAAGGCGCACGCGTGAACATCAAGGTGCCGCCCGTTCTTTTTATCAGCACGCACGACGACTTCCCCTGGGTCGCAACGTACATCGAAACGATCTTCAGCGCCGAAAACTGGAAGCCGTCGACTGTCGCGACCATCGCGTTCGAATTCCGCAAGCTGCTCACCTACTTCGCTAAACTCACGGGCTCGCCGGAAGAACTCATCGACTGGCTGGGCCACGACTTTTCGATGCGCGGCATGAGCGGCGTGCACGACGCGATGCGCTGCGGCGGCGGCCACGACCTGTCGTTTACGGGCACGGATACGATTCCCTCGATCGACTACCTCGAAGACTTCTACGGTGCGAACTCCGATCTGGAAGTCGTCGGCGGTTCGATCCCGGCCACCGAGCACAGCGTGATGACGCTGCGTATCCTGCTCACGCTCAAGCACATCGTGAGCGACCCGGCCAACGCGGGCAAAAGCGAAAAGGCTCTGCGACGCATAGCCGAACGTGAAGTGATCCGCGAGCTTGTAACACGCGACTATCCGGCGGGTATGCTATCCATTGTCGCGGACTCGTTCGACTACTGGAACACGATCACGGCGGTCGCACGTGACCTGAAAGACGAGATCCTCGCTCGCCAGCCGGACGAACTCGGCCGCTGCAAGATCGTGTTCCGTCCGGACTCGGGTGACCCGGTCAAGATCCTGACGGGCTACTTCGCCGACGAGCTGGTGTGTAACAGCGTCGGCACCGCGGTCGCCGGCGAAGACGGCATGTACGAAGTGAACGATGGCAGCGGCATGCGAATCACCGAAGCCGAACGCAAGGGCTCGGTCGAATGCCTGTGGGACATCTTCGGCGGCACGACGACCGACAAGGGCTTCAAGGTGCTCGACAGCCACGTGGGCCTCATCTACGGCGACTCCATCAGCCTGCCGCGCGCGCGTGACATCCTGCTGCGACTCGTGCGCAAGAACTTCGCATCGTGCAACGTCGTGTTTGGCATCGGCTCGTACACGTACAACATGATCTCGCGAGACACGTTCGGCTGGGCGATGAAGGCCATCTACGCAGAAGTCGGCGACGAGCAGATCGCAATCTACAAGGATCCAGCAACCGACGACGGCACCAAGAAGTCGGCGAAGGGCCTCCTGCGCGTCGAGAAGGTAGGCAACGACTACGTGCTGTACGAAGAACAGACGCTCGAACAGTTCGACGGCGGCGAGCTCGTACCCGTGTTCCGCAACGGCGAATTGCTCGCCGAGACTACGCTGGCCGAAATGCGCGCCCGCCTGCGCGCATCCTGGACTTGTCCCGAACCCGGTTCCATTGACTGGGCGGTCTGA
- the prs gene encoding ribose-phosphate diphosphokinase, with protein sequence MIRVTAISRAAGKHPVELKTLKFPGGEMHVTVDANVAADELLITAHLPDSATVMTLLLVTDALRRAYTDAPLSLAMPYVPYARQDRVANPGEALSVKVFCDLINAQRYRRVTIQDPHSDVVAALLERVVIEDPLPALRRAVAASVARPALVAPDAGARKRVLTLAKALELDVVFADKTRDTRTGAITGTQIQGELPDAPLLVVDDICDGGRTFTELADALRTRQAAQGVQQELYLYVTHGIFSKGLDPLLTRYATVFARNNWTSDSRCVPV encoded by the coding sequence ATGATTCGAGTCACTGCCATCTCACGCGCTGCCGGCAAACACCCGGTCGAGCTGAAAACTTTGAAGTTCCCGGGCGGCGAGATGCACGTCACCGTGGATGCGAACGTTGCCGCCGATGAACTGCTGATCACCGCGCATCTGCCCGATTCCGCAACGGTCATGACCCTGCTGTTGGTCACTGATGCGCTGCGCCGCGCGTACACCGATGCGCCGCTGTCGCTCGCCATGCCGTACGTACCGTATGCACGCCAGGACCGCGTGGCGAACCCGGGTGAAGCACTGAGCGTCAAGGTCTTCTGCGACCTCATCAACGCCCAGCGATACCGCCGCGTGACGATTCAGGATCCGCACAGCGACGTCGTTGCGGCGCTGCTCGAGCGAGTTGTCATTGAAGATCCCCTGCCGGCGCTTCGCCGGGCCGTGGCGGCGAGTGTCGCGCGCCCCGCCCTGGTTGCTCCCGACGCTGGCGCCCGCAAGCGCGTACTCACGCTTGCCAAGGCGCTCGAACTTGACGTGGTATTCGCGGACAAGACCCGCGACACGCGCACGGGGGCCATCACGGGCACGCAGATTCAGGGTGAACTTCCCGACGCGCCACTGCTGGTGGTCGACGACATCTGCGACGGTGGCCGCACGTTCACCGAACTTGCCGACGCGCTGCGCACGCGGCAGGCCGCGCAGGGCGTCCAACAGGAACTGTATCTGTACGTGACGCACGGAATCTTCAGCAAGGGCCTCGATCCGCTGCTTACCCGCTACGCCACCGTTTTCGCACGAAACAACTGGACCAGCGACAGCCGCTGCGTGCCGGTCTGA
- a CDS encoding NUDIX hydrolase: MVKFEKPDVSVDVVLLTVIDGALHVATHVRPKEPQAGKAALIGGYVHVDDAREENVEDTAFRVLHEKAGLRPRYLEQLKTFSGRRRDPTRGFTVAISHVALVPYEELVAECAGLLSFYDVDALPELAFDHNEQVAEAVTRVRNKSSYSTLPCWLLPERFTLTQLQHVYEQIFGEIVNRATFRTRLGLKNVAEVKAGESVDEAGVIIATDEFQGGAQRPARLFRVDQLGLYRRASW; the protein is encoded by the coding sequence GTGGTCAAGTTCGAAAAACCTGATGTGAGCGTGGACGTCGTATTGCTGACTGTCATTGACGGCGCGCTTCACGTGGCTACGCACGTGCGGCCGAAAGAACCGCAGGCGGGGAAGGCCGCGCTGATCGGCGGATATGTTCACGTCGACGACGCGCGCGAAGAGAACGTCGAGGACACGGCGTTTCGCGTTCTGCACGAGAAGGCCGGCTTGCGGCCGAGGTATCTTGAGCAGCTGAAGACCTTCTCGGGGCGAAGGCGCGACCCCACGCGTGGATTTACAGTGGCAATCTCGCACGTGGCCCTCGTGCCCTACGAAGAGCTTGTCGCGGAATGCGCGGGCCTGCTGTCTTTCTACGACGTTGACGCGCTACCGGAACTGGCGTTTGACCACAACGAACAGGTGGCCGAGGCGGTGACGCGCGTGCGAAACAAATCGAGCTACTCGACGCTACCTTGCTGGCTGTTGCCCGAGAGATTCACGCTCACACAGTTGCAGCACGTCTACGAACAGATTTTTGGCGAGATCGTCAACCGCGCAACCTTTCGCACGCGTCTTGGATTGAAAAATGTTGCCGAAGTGAAGGCGGGCGAATCCGTTGATGAAGCGGGCGTCATCATTGCAACGGATGAGTTTCAGGGAGGCGCCCAGCGGCCAGCCAGGCTCTTTCGGGTAGATCAGCTCGGCCTGTACCGTCGCGCGAGCTGGTAG
- a CDS encoding HNH endonuclease: MPKIQKRCGALHRCGGCGRNHWYRDDGVPLVNGRSPINSQYAVKNYSAENFPPDLRAKYRRVSGHFSVSQGIPGLTGDYKTDAALANNMAGLSSTPAGFVWHHVEDANTMLLIPQDIHNAMPLTGGAAILR; encoded by the coding sequence ATGCCCAAGATCCAGAAACGGTGCGGCGCCTTGCATCGGTGCGGGGGTTGCGGGCGCAATCACTGGTATCGCGACGACGGCGTGCCGCTTGTCAACGGGCGATCACCAATAAACAGCCAATATGCAGTCAAAAACTACTCTGCCGAAAATTTCCCACCTGACCTCCGGGCGAAGTATCGAAGGGTTTCCGGACATTTCTCCGTAAGCCAAGGCATCCCCGGGCTCACGGGTGACTATAAAACCGATGCCGCTCTCGCAAACAATATGGCCGGCTTGTCAAGTACACCTGCTGGGTTCGTATGGCATCACGTCGAGGATGCGAACACCATGCTGCTCATACCGCAAGATATTCACAATGCGATGCCCCTTACGGGCGGCGCCGCAATTCTCAGATAA
- a CDS encoding SMI1/KNR4 family protein: MGHFFSDNVFGIAGGNHSGVTQAIPFEKVPYEKSLIDQTGDFGFIPVAYAEGGNYVCFATRGGDAGKIYFCDHEIPGREAFILLAGSLTEFLDLLEPFSGASVQPTREQTEQGRVWIDPEFLKQIKGSQ, from the coding sequence ATGGGGCATTTTTTTTCGGACAATGTGTTTGGCATTGCGGGGGGAAATCATTCGGGAGTCACGCAAGCAATTCCGTTTGAAAAAGTTCCATATGAAAAATCTCTGATCGATCAGACAGGCGATTTTGGATTTATACCTGTTGCATACGCCGAAGGTGGGAATTACGTTTGCTTCGCCACCCGGGGAGGTGACGCCGGGAAGATTTATTTTTGCGATCATGAGATTCCGGGAAGGGAAGCATTCATCCTGCTCGCGGGGTCGCTGACAGAGTTTCTCGACTTGTTGGAGCCGTTTTCTGGAGCTAGTGTCCAGCCTACTCGAGAGCAGACCGAGCAAGGACGTGTCTGGATAGATCCAGAATTTTTGAAACAGATAAAAGGTAGCCAATAA
- a CDS encoding PoNe immunity protein domain-containing protein, translating to MGAIRAAGDGGVFAEQQLSRRSWSTNLDKYIVCFWLTGLALTLSIPDDQWQRLTALMGNEGEDVLLDRIISSRDHGRRIGTVLCHPKPYARLLATVNALPPDQPRMLRSFVENWYAELDRPAKKEGWRQFTTAPIGTDLMNLFRVGRILGSGLSKQWRRSRLLQLDDSLCLGLPHYPGDLLREADPTSLEADELAEPFLEGNRDGRRSLLKRIFGKA from the coding sequence ATGGGAGCAATCCGAGCGGCTGGGGATGGGGGTGTTTTCGCGGAGCAACAGCTCTCGCGCCGCAGCTGGAGCACGAACCTCGACAAATACATCGTGTGCTTCTGGCTCACTGGTCTGGCACTCACTCTCAGCATTCCTGACGATCAATGGCAGCGTTTGACTGCCTTGATGGGCAATGAGGGTGAAGACGTGTTGCTCGACCGTATCATCTCGAGCCGCGATCACGGTCGACGTATCGGGACCGTGCTATGCCATCCAAAGCCATACGCCCGGTTGCTCGCTACCGTCAACGCACTGCCGCCGGACCAGCCCCGCATGCTTCGTTCGTTTGTTGAAAACTGGTATGCAGAACTCGATCGACCCGCAAAAAAGGAGGGGTGGCGGCAATTTACGACCGCCCCTATTGGTACGGATTTGATGAATTTATTCAGGGTGGGGCGTATTTTGGGTTCTGGTCTGTCGAAGCAGTGGCGGCGGTCAAGGCTTTTGCAACTCGACGACAGCCTATGCCTCGGACTACCGCATTATCCCGGCGACTTGCTCCGCGAAGCCGACCCGACTTCGCTCGAAGCCGACGAGCTCGCAGAGCCTTTTCTGGAGGGAAACCGCGATGGTAGACGCAGCCTTCTAAAACGCATTTTCGGGAAAGCGTGA
- a CDS encoding tyrosine-type recombinase/integrase, whose translation MSDTESGFEYGHAVALRPAPLESIAIPPALDGRTGANRATGARAQIAADNDLDAIRAWLARVADTPTTFECYRKEAERLLLWSLVELGKPLSSLTHEDCLRYQRFLTDPQPAATWVANAGAGGGRKHPRGDPRWRPFHGPLSPASIRQATVILNVLFSWLVQAGYLAGNPLALSRRRAPRAAARIIRYLEPGVWQHVKDFIASMPQDTARARAHYHRVRWLFTLLYLGGLRIAEVGGNTMGQFFVRRDADGAMRWWLTVRGKGDKERLVPATRELMAELSRYRQSLGMTALPSPGEQTPLLLPIGKTPDATAMSDRDTHSGAPHRPLTRAAVHSIVKTTFAGAAARLRECGPETEGRAALLESASAHWLRHSAGSHMADNKVDLRHVRDNFGHASLTTTSIYLHVDEDRRHKETDDRHRIDW comes from the coding sequence ATGTCCGATACCGAATCCGGTTTCGAATACGGCCACGCCGTAGCACTGCGCCCCGCGCCGCTCGAATCGATCGCGATTCCCCCGGCGCTTGACGGGCGTACCGGCGCGAACCGCGCCACGGGCGCTCGCGCGCAGATTGCCGCAGACAACGATCTCGATGCGATCCGGGCATGGCTCGCGCGCGTGGCCGACACGCCGACGACCTTCGAGTGCTATCGCAAGGAAGCCGAGCGGCTCCTGCTGTGGTCGCTGGTAGAGCTAGGCAAACCGCTCTCCTCGCTCACGCACGAGGACTGCCTGCGCTACCAACGCTTTCTCACGGATCCGCAGCCGGCCGCTACCTGGGTGGCGAACGCCGGTGCAGGCGGCGGGCGCAAACACCCGCGCGGCGACCCGCGCTGGCGACCCTTCCACGGACCGCTCTCGCCCGCCAGCATCCGGCAGGCGACGGTGATTCTTAACGTGCTGTTCTCGTGGCTTGTGCAGGCCGGGTATCTGGCCGGCAACCCGCTCGCGCTCTCGCGGCGGCGCGCGCCCAGGGCCGCCGCGCGTATCATCCGCTACCTCGAGCCCGGAGTCTGGCAGCATGTGAAGGATTTCATCGCATCAATGCCGCAGGACACCGCGCGGGCGCGGGCGCACTACCATCGAGTGCGATGGTTGTTCACGCTTCTGTATCTGGGCGGTCTGCGCATCGCCGAGGTCGGCGGCAATACGATGGGCCAGTTCTTCGTGCGGCGCGACGCCGATGGCGCGATGCGCTGGTGGCTGACGGTGCGCGGCAAGGGCGACAAGGAGCGGCTGGTGCCGGCCACGCGGGAACTGATGGCGGAACTCTCGCGCTACCGTCAGTCGCTGGGAATGACGGCCCTGCCCTCACCCGGCGAACAGACGCCACTGCTGCTGCCGATCGGGAAAACGCCAGACGCGACGGCAATGTCCGATCGCGATACGCACAGCGGTGCTCCCCACCGACCGTTGACGCGAGCCGCGGTTCACAGCATCGTCAAGACCACTTTTGCGGGTGCCGCCGCCCGGCTACGGGAGTGCGGTCCGGAAACCGAAGGACGCGCTGCACTGCTCGAAAGTGCCTCGGCGCACTGGTTGCGGCATAGTGCCGGCTCGCACATGGCCGACAATAAAGTTGATCTGCGGCACGTACGGGACAACTTCGGGCATGCGTCGTTGACGACGACCAGTATCTACCTGCATGTCGATGAGGATCGCAGGCATAAGGAGACCGATGACAGGCACCGCATTGACTGGTGA
- a CDS encoding DNA-binding protein, with translation MSDLLSEDTRLAAEIERLKIAFPKTRELYREVCALLFFRFGQAPTANRLYQLVKRGSMGTPAAVLGEFWAELREKSRVRIEHPDLPADLGAAAGELVATLWTRATASAQAELQALRAEVEGQRVEAEQHVAAARGELERTEVALEQRTAALLAAQVEVRQIEKAQAEGHAARQALEAEVSRLKAEATARDRELEKVREGFSRDLEKLRETAERAEERLRATEKRALLEIDRERGAAAKLQKEVEETTKRADRREADHRHAVEALQAQLGDARHQVGLVQGRLDAVQAANATLHQQLAALRDVELRRSRPAGGRTAAARPTTTGSARKGSATTGKTISGRKRS, from the coding sequence ATGTCCGACCTTCTGTCCGAAGACACCCGCCTGGCCGCCGAAATCGAGCGCCTCAAAATCGCTTTCCCCAAAACGCGGGAGCTGTATCGCGAGGTGTGCGCGCTGCTGTTCTTCCGCTTCGGGCAGGCGCCGACCGCCAACCGCCTGTATCAGTTGGTGAAGCGCGGCAGCATGGGCACGCCCGCGGCGGTGCTCGGCGAGTTCTGGGCCGAACTGCGGGAGAAGAGCCGCGTGCGCATCGAACACCCGGACCTGCCGGCCGATCTCGGGGCGGCCGCGGGGGAACTGGTCGCCACGCTGTGGACACGGGCGACGGCGTCTGCGCAGGCTGAACTGCAGGCGCTGCGCGCCGAAGTGGAAGGCCAGCGGGTAGAAGCCGAACAGCACGTGGCCGCCGCGCGCGGCGAGCTCGAACGCACGGAAGTGGCGCTGGAGCAGCGCACCGCGGCGCTGCTCGCCGCGCAGGTCGAAGTCCGCCAGATCGAGAAGGCGCAGGCCGAGGGCCACGCCGCGCGGCAGGCGCTCGAGGCGGAGGTCAGCCGCCTGAAGGCCGAGGCGACGGCGCGCGACCGTGAGCTGGAAAAGGTGCGGGAGGGGTTTTCGCGGGATCTGGAGAAACTGCGCGAGACGGCCGAACGTGCGGAGGAGCGCCTGCGCGCGACTGAGAAACGCGCACTGCTCGAAATCGACCGCGAGCGCGGTGCTGCCGCGAAGCTGCAAAAGGAGGTCGAAGAAACGACGAAGCGGGCCGACAGGCGCGAGGCGGACCACCGACATGCAGTCGAGGCGCTGCAGGCGCAGCTTGGCGATGCCCGTCATCAGGTCGGCCTGGTGCAGGGACGGCTCGACGCAGTTCAAGCCGCAAATGCGACCCTCCATCAACAGCTGGCTGCGCTGCGCGATGTGGAGCTCCGGCGTTCCCGACCAGCAGGTGGCAGGACGGCAGCCGCACGCCCAACCACAACAGGTTCGGCGCGCAAGGGATCGGCGACGACCGGCAAGACCATATCGGGACGTAAGCGCAGTTAG